From the Pithys albifrons albifrons isolate INPA30051 chromosome 27, PitAlb_v1, whole genome shotgun sequence genome, the window gcagggatgtgccctgGCCAAGAGGTCGAGATGTGGGTGCTATTCTTGGCCATGCTCCCCTCCAGGCAACGGTCTGGTCCTCACCACTGTCCACTGTCCCAGCTCCGTATTTCCTAGGAATGATGGTgtgcagctgggctgcaggaccagcactggctgcagccagtggcagccccagggctttgTCTGCCTGAGGATCCAGGCTGGCTCCtgcttctgctcctcctgctccctcctttgtgctgctgaaccaccattgctgttttcctgtgtgGTGGGGGTTAATGAAGAGCTGGATGTGGCAGGGGACCAGCTGCACTACcgctggtggcagcagggatgACACTGGTGGCTGCAGCCATGACCCCAGGGAAGCCAATCCCTCCCATCCCAAGCCAAATCCATCATCAAAGCTCCCAGACCTGCTCCTGTTCATACCATGAATACAGCTTTAATTGCCAAGGGTGCTTGGACACAAACAACTTGCTGGtacatcccagccctgcagagatgcCATTAGCAgaccctggccctgctccaggcaTGACCTTGGCCCTGACACACAGTGGCTgcactccctggctgtgccataCCAGCTCTGCCCTACCAGAATGGTGGGAGAGCCAAGCCCCACAAAACAAAGTCCAGAGCATCTGCCTTCTGCATCCATCCTTCACCTCGCATTAAAGTAAAGCaataaatagcaaaaaatagatatgtacataaataaaagaaccctttcttggtttttttccctacaggACTGtccagagctgcctgcagcGCTCAGTTGACAAGCATGGGGAGGAAGTGTGTGGAGAGGTGCTGTCGGCGTGTCTTGCCCCCTCGCTGTGGCCTGCCCTTGCTGTTGAGAGAGAGGAACATCGGGCGGCCGCAGTGCCGCCAGCGCAGCGATGCGTAGGTGTTGTAGCCGTTCTCTTCGATGCGCTCCATGAACTTGCAGTTGGGGCTGAACTCCTTctggcaggagagggaagggggtgAGGGGTGGCTGCACTCCGCTGGGGCCCCTTGGACCCTAAGAGtggggcggggcagggcagaccccagggggcagagggactgTGTGGGTGCAGGCCCTGCTGGGGAGCAGGTCAGGGCATGGGAAACCAGGATATTGCTCCTGTGCACCAGTACCAGCAGGTCTGGGACCCCCTGTTGCAACTCTGCCCTGCACCTCTGACCCCAGTGCAGCCTCTCCCAGGAGGCAGTGTCCGACCTACCGACCCGTAGAGCCTCCCACGCTTGTTCATGGCCAGGTAGAATCCGGTGTGCACCGCCCGGATGGCCACGACCCCTACACGCACCGACCGGATCTCGACGATGCCTGTGGGACAGGGAAGCACTGCATGAGCCAGAGAGCAACAAGTGACCTCCCTGAAGGGTCCTGCCCCAAATGCTGGGTCTATGGCTACAGTGTCCCCCCAGAGGGATGGGGTTGATGATCCTTGCCCACAGCCGAAACAgccagagggacagcaggaacaAGGGCTGCAGCCCAAGCtgggagtgggaggggaaaCTTCTGATCTAGAGAGGGTTTGATCTTTactcctctcctccccagggCCCAGCTGCAtccaggagctgggctgtgtgggaGTGAAGCCAAGCACAACCTCCGCTTGCCCGGGTGCTGACCTCACTTGTGTCCTCCCCTtgttggcagctctgcccacagctctgcccacgCATCTGTGCCCAGTGggcctgcagtgccctggggacacaACCCCCCTCCCGCAGCGCCTGCCCCCAGCACACGCAGAGCACTGAGGCTGGCATGGCCCTTAGAGGGGCAAAGTGTGTGCAGGggtggcagtgacagcacaCACTGTGTTATGGTGGATGGAGGCACGTGGGCAGAGGGCTGGAGGGGTTAGGAATGGGGCCGGTATGGTGCCACCCATGGATGCTGATGCTGACTGCCCAGCTGGCACAAGCGAGGACATGCGGCCCTGTGCCCAGTACTTCAGGCTGGTGGATGCAGTggtgctgcaggacacagggatgAGCCCGGGAGGCGGCTGCAGCTGGGCCATGAAACCGCAGCTGGGCTGGCGTGCGTGTGCCCCACTGCCGAGCTCCAGCATGGCCGCTAATGGGAAAGGCATGTGGTCAGACCAGCGGCTCTGGCATGGGAAACACCCAGAGCATCATCAGGGCCTTTGGATTCCTGCACTGCCTCGCACCCGCCAGCCCGAAGtactgctgcctgccctgccacggtgggaaggggagaaggaatCTCCAGTGAGAGCAATGTGGGCAGGGTGCCACAGCAGGATCTGCCCATGGGCACCACTGAAGGGGCTGCCATGGCTGGACAGGGCGGAAGGACACCCATAGGCTCTGGTTGGTGGTGGCACACACAGTGTGGagggctgcagcctctgggTAGAGGCTTTCACCAGGCATCAACCTCCTGGCATTGCCAGCATTGCCTGGGCATTGCCTGCCTGCAGGAGGCTGGGAGTGGGCAGGGTAGATACAGCACCAGGGTTTGAGGGCTCCCAAGCATTCAGCTCCTCAGGGATTTTCAGCCCACCTGCATTGGTGCTGCTACCAGCCTTGGCACCCACTGGCATCTGCAGGGCCTGGCCCAGTGAAGCCATTGAAGAGCAGCAGTGGAGGGGAAGGGCTGAGCAAATGCCAGGGAATCTGTCCTGCTTGATCACCGTCTGGAGCTGCTGCTATTTATAAGAAAGGACTTGTGCTTGTCTAAAAATAAtcccctgctgctgttcccagcacCCCGACCGGCTCTGCCATGCTTTGCTTGCAGGTGCCTGCCCAGAgacagctcccagtgcccccagttcTCACACTCAGCCACAGAGGGGTCCAGAGGAGGCTTGGGGCAAATGCAGGGCTTGAGGTGGGGGTGTCCCGGGGAGATTCCCCTGCCAccctgcagctgccagtggGGCTGGTCCTGCAGCTTCCACGAGGGCTGTGGAGGGGAGTCTGCGCCCAGCCCAGGCGCACGCAGATAAGCAGAGTAAGCCCCGTGCAACAGCccggggctgctctgcctgccgGGCCCCATGGCCACACGGTCGAGGGAACGTGTTGGGGTGCTTTGTGCTGGCAACGTGCCTGGTCGGGACTCCTGACAGTCTCCGACACCTCAGGAGGGTTCCCtaggctgagctgggctggccTCCCTCTTCCTGTGGCTGCCAAGGTGACAGGAGACAGGGCTGCCCCCATCCGAGTGGGACATGGGCTCGAGTGCTGCGCTCCTGCCCCAAGCCCTGACACCCTGCCAGGGCACCCCGGGGATGCTCAGGCATCCCTCTTTGCCAGGCTGGTGCCCTTCTCCCTGTCATGAGGGCTGGGACCCCACACCCTGATGGGCTTGCAGCCCTGGCTCTTTGCTGAAGTCATACAGTGGGTGCCACGTCCTTGGGGACCCTGAGGAGTCTGCCCCTCTGTCTACTCGGGTGCCCCAAAACactccacaggcagcagctgctttgtGGTCCCGTCCAATAGGGCTGCTCCACTCTCCCACACCCGATGGATGCTCCATTCTGGAAAGAGCATCACCGCGAAGCTTCCTATTGTTCCTTCTCACAACCTTTATCCTCCTCAAGTGTCTTTGCTGGGAACGATCAGGTCCCCTCAGACCATGGGGAAGGCAGGGCAGGCGGGTGGCCCCGTACCTGCTCTGGCAGGATGAGATGGGACAAGGGACCAACCCCCCACCTCCCCGGCCAGCCCAACTGCTGGGAAAGCAACGCCGGGTACCCGGACAGTGCTCGCCGATGTCCGCGCCCCTCTCATGGCTCCCACGGGGCGGCGGCAGCCGAGCCTCGGGAAGGAGCTCACGGGGTGAGCGAGGGCGGCCGGAGCAGGAGCCGGAGCCGGTTGTGCTTGAGGAGTGGTGTGTCCCGCCCGGCGGCAACggaggggacagcggggaccCGCCGCTTCCGAGCCCCGGGAGGAGGAGGCGCTTTGGCTGATGTTTCCCTAGCGGGAGGAGCTGCGGGCGCTCTCCGGACTCGAGGGATCCTGTCGTTGTCCCGAGACACTCCCGTCCA encodes:
- the FGF22 gene encoding fibroblast growth factor 22 isoform X2; this translates as MAHRLSPAHRPPPAAMRRGGPAAIAACLAGALAVLAGPGPGPGNATGTGRRPPRSYGHLEGDVRWRRLFSATRFFLCIDGGGGVEGTRWRDRPGSIVEIRSVRVGVVAIRAVHTGFYLAMNKRGRLYGSSAPTASSWSASKRTATTPTHRCAGGTAAARCSSLSTARAGHSEGARHADSTSPHTSSPCLSTERCRQLWTVL
- the FGF22 gene encoding fibroblast growth factor 22 isoform X1 — its product is MAHRLSPAHRPPPAAMRRGGPAAIAACLAGALAVLAGPGPGPGNATGTGRRPPRSYGHLEGDVRWRRLFSATRFFLCIDGGGGVEGTRWRDRPGSIVEIRSVRVGVVAIRAVHTGFYLAMNKRGRLYGRSSAPTASSWSASKRTATTPTHRCAGGTAAARCSSLSTARAGHSEGARHADSTSPHTSSPCLSTERCRQLWTVL
- the FGF22 gene encoding fibroblast growth factor 22 isoform X4, with the protein product MAHRLSPAHRPPPAAMRRGGPAAIAACLAGALAVLAGPGPGPGNATGTGRRPPRSYGHLEGDVRWRRLFSATRFFLCIDGGGGVEGTRWRDRPGSIVEIRSVRVGVVAIRAVHTGFYLAMNKRGRLYGSEFSPNCKFMERIEENGYNTYASLRWRHCGRPMFLSLNSKGRPQRGGKTRRQHLSTHFLPMLVN
- the FGF22 gene encoding fibroblast growth factor 22 isoform X3 codes for the protein MAHRLSPAHRPPPAAMRRGGPAAIAACLAGALAVLAGPGPGPGNATGTGRRPPRSYGHLEGDVRWRRLFSATRFFLCIDGGGGVEGTRWRDRPGSIVEIRSVRVGVVAIRAVHTGFYLAMNKRGRLYGSKEFSPNCKFMERIEENGYNTYASLRWRHCGRPMFLSLNSKGRPQRGGKTRRQHLSTHFLPMLVN